A single genomic interval of Terriglobus albidus harbors:
- a CDS encoding response regulator transcription factor, with protein sequence MPTRTHILVVEDDPRMQKVLHRTFRELGYSVTVCGDGKTGLDAFHSIRPSAVILDLVLPNITGRDLCKTMKAERPETPIIVVSAINEVADKVLLLELGADDYVTKPFSPRELTARLQVALRRQQKPSTVTTYTFGDCTIDFARMTAHRAGQPVTLTAHEFKLLKYFVEHAERVLSREELLNEVWGYNSYPTTRTVDNQLLKLRQKLEVNFAEPQHFQTVYGAGYKFVP encoded by the coding sequence ATGCCGACTCGCACGCATATCCTGGTTGTCGAAGATGATCCGCGTATGCAAAAGGTCCTCCACAGGACCTTCCGTGAGCTTGGATATAGCGTGACAGTCTGTGGTGATGGCAAGACGGGCCTCGACGCCTTCCACAGCATTCGGCCATCAGCCGTCATCCTGGACCTTGTCTTACCCAACATCACTGGACGAGATCTCTGCAAGACGATGAAGGCGGAACGCCCGGAGACACCGATCATCGTTGTCTCTGCCATCAATGAAGTCGCGGACAAGGTTCTTCTCCTGGAATTGGGTGCGGATGATTACGTCACCAAACCCTTCTCTCCAAGGGAGCTGACGGCCAGGCTACAGGTTGCGCTTCGCCGCCAGCAGAAGCCAAGTACAGTCACTACCTATACCTTTGGGGATTGCACCATTGATTTTGCTCGCATGACCGCTCACCGCGCGGGCCAGCCTGTCACACTGACAGCCCACGAATTCAAGCTTTTGAAGTACTTTGTCGAACATGCGGAACGTGTGCTCAGCCGCGAGGAGCTGCTGAACGAAGTGTGGGGGTACAATTCGTATCCAACGACGCGGACCGTCGACAATCAGCTTCTAAAACTTCGCCAGAAACTCGAAGTCAATTTTGCGGAGCCCCAACATTTTCAGACGGTCTACGGCGCAGGGTATAAATTCGTACCGTAG
- a CDS encoding YjhG/YagF family D-xylonate dehydratase produces MSEAIGIETILNSDLSLLQAVKTHSRGPEGALPITPEMLVRQPSGNLFGLSQNAGMGWEPGRLNDPEYLILSTHGGVRAADGTPIALGFHTGHWEVGLLVTEAARELRNLHATPFAGACTDPCDGRTQGTDGMMDSLPYRNDAAVVLRRLMRSLPTRRGVLGVATCDKGLPAMMMALASSGTYPSVLIPGGVTLLPENGEDAGKVQTIGARYSQHQITLEYAAEMGCRACASPGGGCQFLGTAATSQAVAEAMGLSLPHTALAPSGQDIWLDAATRSARAMLRMTAHGIGTRDVLTDAAIRNAMVVHAAIGGSTNLLLHIPAVAYSAGLRRPTVEDWTHTNRSVPRLVDALPNGPRNFATVQVFLAGGVPEVMLQLRNAGLLDLTAMTASGTTLGENLEWWEQSDRRRILKQRLRDLDGVDADDVIMSPDRARSTGLTSTVCFPSGNLTPDGSVIKSTSIDPALIDADGVYRHTGPARVFLTEEAAIAAIKQGNIGEGDVMALICSGPKGAGMQEIYQITSALKNLQYCRHVAVITDARFSGVSTGACIGHVSPEALAGGPVGKLRDGDTIEIVIDRKQLHGSVNLIGEGDECFTPEEGARRLAARSPRPDLAQHPGLPSDTRLWAALVQASGGVWGGCVYDVDAILQKLQG; encoded by the coding sequence ATGTCTGAAGCGATCGGGATAGAAACGATTCTCAACAGCGATCTGTCGCTGCTTCAGGCAGTGAAGACGCACTCGCGCGGTCCTGAGGGAGCGCTGCCGATAACGCCGGAAATGCTGGTGCGGCAGCCATCGGGCAATCTCTTCGGCCTGTCCCAGAATGCCGGCATGGGCTGGGAGCCCGGGCGGCTGAATGATCCTGAATATCTCATCCTGAGCACGCACGGCGGCGTGCGCGCGGCGGACGGGACGCCCATTGCGCTTGGCTTTCATACCGGCCACTGGGAGGTGGGCCTGCTGGTGACAGAGGCCGCCCGTGAGCTAAGAAACCTACACGCTACGCCCTTTGCCGGTGCATGCACCGACCCCTGCGATGGCAGGACCCAGGGAACCGACGGCATGATGGATTCGCTGCCGTATCGGAACGATGCGGCCGTCGTGCTGCGCCGCCTGATGCGCTCATTGCCAACACGTCGTGGTGTGCTTGGTGTGGCTACCTGCGACAAGGGGCTGCCGGCAATGATGATGGCGCTCGCGTCTTCTGGAACCTATCCCAGTGTTCTGATTCCAGGTGGAGTCACACTTCTGCCCGAGAATGGCGAAGACGCCGGCAAAGTACAGACCATCGGGGCACGCTATTCCCAGCATCAGATCACGCTGGAGTATGCCGCAGAGATGGGTTGTCGGGCCTGTGCCTCACCGGGAGGCGGATGCCAGTTTCTCGGTACAGCCGCGACCTCACAGGCGGTTGCCGAAGCGATGGGGCTCAGCCTGCCGCACACTGCGCTTGCTCCCTCGGGTCAGGATATCTGGCTCGATGCCGCCACACGCAGCGCGCGGGCCATGCTGCGGATGACGGCGCACGGCATCGGCACACGCGATGTGCTGACTGACGCTGCCATCCGCAACGCAATGGTAGTTCATGCCGCGATTGGAGGATCCACCAACCTGCTGCTGCATATTCCGGCCGTTGCCTACTCCGCAGGGCTTCGCCGCCCAACCGTTGAGGACTGGACGCATACGAACCGCAGCGTTCCTCGCCTGGTTGATGCTTTACCCAATGGCCCCAGAAACTTCGCCACGGTTCAGGTTTTTCTGGCAGGTGGTGTCCCAGAGGTGATGCTGCAGCTGCGGAACGCCGGCCTGCTCGATCTCACCGCGATGACGGCGAGCGGTACAACTCTTGGCGAAAACCTGGAATGGTGGGAACAGAGCGATCGCAGGCGCATTCTGAAGCAGCGCCTGCGCGATCTGGATGGAGTCGATGCCGACGACGTGATCATGTCGCCTGACCGGGCACGTTCTACCGGGCTCACATCGACTGTCTGTTTCCCCTCCGGCAACCTCACACCGGATGGAAGCGTGATCAAGAGCACCTCGATCGATCCGGCGTTGATCGATGCCGATGGTGTGTATCGCCATACAGGTCCTGCGAGAGTCTTCCTGACAGAAGAAGCTGCGATAGCCGCCATCAAGCAGGGAAACATCGGCGAAGGCGATGTGATGGCGTTGATCTGTAGCGGCCCCAAAGGAGCGGGCATGCAGGAGATCTATCAGATCACCTCAGCGCTCAAGAATCTGCAGTACTGCCGCCATGTCGCCGTGATTACGGATGCACGATTCAGCGGCGTATCGACGGGGGCATGCATCGGCCACGTATCTCCGGAGGCGCTTGCAGGCGGCCCGGTTGGCAAGTTGCGGGACGGCGACACGATCGAGATCGTGATCGATCGCAAACAACTTCACGGCTCCGTGAACCTGATCGGTGAAGGAGACGAATGCTTCACCCCGGAAGAGGGAGCAAGGCGGCTTGCGGCGCGCTCACCCCGGCCTGATCTTGCACAGCATCCAGGTCTACCTTCCGACACGCGTCTGTGGGCGGCACTGGTGCAGGCCAGCGGTGGTGTGTGGGGCGGCTGTGTCTATGACGTTGATGCAATCCTGCAAAAGCTGCAGGGATAA
- a CDS encoding aldolase: MSLPIAQLGFETAAPLQDGHLVHGPELHIRRRFNCLGFAIDLTTNHPEVERAAAESWSSSAAIFADDPIHIAVTVVENGDTICPPAPVFRSLGHVGMHIADSSNVLLSDMETGDSQICISTAALTSRSYLRYFFLEAAALTMISTRYCVPIHAACVSTQDHGVLLCGESAAGKSSFAYACARSGWRYTSDDASYLLLQQSPSTIVGNCNQFRFRPGARELFPELRHCEITPRAAGKPSMEVPVTQLKGIRTQPRTSVALLVFLDRVAYGPPAILPLPSGHARSFIRQHWSGIREPQHTAVDRLLREAPVIRLTYSLFADAIHHLEQYLHSLR; this comes from the coding sequence ATGAGTCTACCGATCGCCCAACTTGGATTTGAAACAGCCGCACCTCTTCAGGACGGTCATCTGGTACACGGCCCGGAGCTGCACATCCGCCGGCGTTTCAACTGTCTTGGCTTTGCCATCGATCTCACCACGAATCATCCTGAAGTGGAGAGAGCAGCCGCCGAAAGCTGGAGCTCGTCTGCTGCCATCTTTGCCGATGACCCGATTCATATTGCGGTGACCGTCGTAGAGAACGGAGATACCATCTGCCCTCCGGCGCCTGTCTTTCGCTCACTCGGACATGTCGGCATGCATATTGCAGACTCTTCCAATGTGCTGCTTTCAGATATGGAGACAGGCGATTCGCAGATCTGTATCTCGACAGCGGCGTTAACATCGCGTTCGTATCTGCGCTATTTTTTTCTGGAAGCTGCGGCTCTGACAATGATTTCGACACGCTACTGTGTTCCCATCCATGCAGCCTGCGTTTCTACGCAAGACCACGGAGTCCTGCTGTGCGGCGAATCCGCGGCGGGAAAATCCTCCTTCGCGTATGCCTGCGCCCGCTCCGGTTGGCGTTACACCTCCGACGATGCCTCCTATCTCCTGTTGCAGCAATCGCCTTCCACCATTGTCGGCAACTGCAATCAATTTCGTTTTCGTCCAGGTGCCCGTGAACTTTTTCCGGAACTGCGTCATTGTGAGATCACCCCGCGGGCAGCCGGAAAACCGTCGATGGAAGTGCCGGTAACGCAGCTCAAGGGCATCAGAACCCAGCCACGAACTTCGGTAGCCCTCCTTGTTTTTCTCGACCGGGTAGCTTACGGTCCTCCGGCGATTCTTCCCCTTCCCTCCGGCCACGCCCGTTCCTTTATCAGGCAGCACTGGTCCGGCATACGCGAACCGCAGCATACGGCAGTAGATCGGCTGTTACGGGAGGCGCCGGTTATCCGACTCACCTACAGCTTGTTCGCAGATGCCATCCATCACCTTGAGCAGTATCTGCATAGCCTGCGTTGA